From a single Pseudobutyrivibrio xylanivorans genomic region:
- a CDS encoding TIR domain-containing protein produces MDAFISYRRDTGSELASNIRTHLCSKGLDVFFDKDKIGNEDFTIRIKEEISKAPNFIMILTKGYFTKKSDHDRVREEIEYAVEQSKNFILIYKAGYQLRDDTNWDDEDDYIKKFETYNRHKWDTMSISDEEVLIDKIIRQMKGEDGLPFKKRKTTKNNSYYSEHGMDEADFLWIKTDHTVCRGIDWNILERAITQESIFKDRNDLNLLVYKAYDIETYAKKYALNPKRALSLGKRINPGEIYGVTYRGLLDEADRIFQKGHFIADEFATENYIDAVKKLMSDNQIEGFDIIDLTLILKDMPEPEKTLRELAKLLNPDGGIIYIRELDDDYIDGYPDEAKLIPKLKEILELDDGAGYRHLGKKVYTYLIRAGADKVYISDEILSTANHKTAFQLAMCHNYFSYLLPEMKALSEDNEKNRANSKYDKYVEAYSWLLNNYDDVESLFCSPDFYFRAGYVAGYGVFEPDDELF; encoded by the coding sequence ATGGATGCATTTATTAGTTATAGAAGAGATACGGGGTCTGAATTAGCAAGTAATATACGAACACATCTCTGCTCAAAGGGGTTGGATGTGTTTTTTGACAAAGATAAAATTGGAAATGAGGACTTTACTATTCGAATTAAAGAAGAGATTAGTAAAGCGCCCAATTTTATTATGATTTTGACTAAAGGATATTTCACAAAAAAATCTGACCATGATCGTGTCAGGGAAGAAATAGAATATGCTGTTGAACAAAGCAAAAATTTTATTCTCATCTATAAGGCGGGGTATCAATTAAGAGATGATACAAACTGGGATGATGAAGATGATTACATAAAGAAGTTTGAGACATACAATAGACATAAGTGGGATACTATGTCTATTTCAGATGAAGAAGTTCTCATAGACAAAATTATTAGGCAGATGAAGGGTGAGGATGGACTTCCTTTCAAAAAGAGAAAAACGACAAAGAATAATTCATACTATTCAGAGCATGGGATGGATGAGGCAGATTTTCTTTGGATAAAGACAGATCACACTGTGTGTCGCGGGATTGATTGGAATATATTGGAAAGAGCAATAACGCAGGAGAGTATTTTTAAGGATAGGAATGATTTAAATCTACTGGTTTACAAGGCCTATGATATAGAAACTTATGCAAAAAAGTATGCACTTAATCCTAAAAGAGCATTAAGCCTAGGAAAACGAATAAATCCAGGAGAAATCTATGGTGTTACTTACAGAGGTCTATTGGATGAGGCTGACAGAATCTTTCAAAAGGGTCATTTTATAGCAGATGAGTTCGCAACAGAAAATTATATTGATGCAGTAAAGAAACTTATGTCTGACAATCAGATTGAAGGTTTTGATATAATTGATTTGACATTGATTCTGAAGGATATGCCTGAACCAGAGAAAACTCTTAGGGAGTTGGCGAAGCTTTTAAATCCTGATGGGGGAATTATTTATATTAGAGAATTGGATGATGATTACATTGATGGGTATCCTGATGAAGCAAAGCTGATACCAAAGCTAAAGGAAATTCTGGAATTGGACGATGGTGCGGGATATAGACATTTAGGAAAGAAAGTTTATACCTATCTAATAAGAGCAGGAGCTGATAAGGTTTATATTTCGGATGAAATACTATCAACTGCAAATCATAAAACAGCCTTTCAGTTGGCTATGTGTCATAATTATTTTTCTTATCTGTTGCCTGAAATGAAAGCATTGTCTGAGGATAATGAAAAAAATAGAGCAAATTCTAAGTATGATAAATATGTCGAGGCCTATAGCTGGCTGTTAAATAATTATGATGATGTTGAAAGCTTATTTTGTTCTCCTGATTTCTACTTTAGGGCTGGTTATGTTGCTGGTTACGGTGTGTTTGAACCAGATGATGAATTATTTTAA
- a CDS encoding GGDEF domain-containing protein encodes MNVSNFKKPLKRSITIGCILFVVCLSSFICIFGYLGDRKSLFEAYESRMTDILNYVYYHIDQDDLAQCVETGVPSDKYWELQDFMDEIMERMQLHYLYIIVPLDTYEPGNVINVLSADTAYGRMFEPDGYYLDYLIDDEYTREEALKYYNAMQKDDISFFEIVSGWGDDYSGIMPLKDSDGETYAILCVDFEISEIHNTILIYTITNVVMILLVSLVFSLIALSWINKNVTVPVVSLEKSVNDFAALSHIQRDPGLLRYDAPNITTQNEVESLANSINQMTQDIKTYAANILEAEVQVQDMKSQVTRMDMLAYQDALTHVKNKTWYDTIEERVNEDIALGIAEFAIIMVDFNDLKKINDTYGHDYGNEYIVGATKLICDICPFSAVFRVGGDEFVILLENKAYEEKDDLYNKLIQTFMNTSKDETQEPWKRYSAAFGLGVYNPYDTCMEDVFKRADKVMYENKQRMKKAEL; translated from the coding sequence ATGAATGTTAGTAATTTCAAAAAACCTTTAAAAAGAAGCATTACCATCGGCTGTATATTGTTCGTAGTTTGCCTGTCATCATTCATATGCATTTTCGGTTATTTGGGTGACCGAAAATCTTTGTTTGAAGCATACGAATCCCGCATGACAGACATCTTGAACTATGTTTACTATCACATTGATCAGGACGATTTGGCACAGTGCGTTGAAACTGGTGTGCCTTCAGATAAATATTGGGAACTTCAGGATTTTATGGATGAGATAATGGAGCGTATGCAGCTACACTATCTATATATTATTGTTCCACTGGATACCTACGAGCCTGGAAATGTTATTAACGTACTTTCTGCAGATACAGCGTATGGACGAATGTTCGAACCAGACGGCTACTATCTCGACTACCTGATTGATGATGAGTACACCCGCGAGGAGGCTTTAAAATATTACAATGCCATGCAGAAGGATGATATTTCTTTCTTTGAAATTGTCAGTGGTTGGGGTGATGACTACAGTGGTATAATGCCTTTGAAAGATAGCGATGGAGAAACCTACGCTATTCTCTGCGTAGATTTCGAAATAAGTGAGATTCATAATACCATTCTGATCTACACAATTACGAATGTGGTTATGATACTTCTGGTTAGCCTTGTGTTCTCACTAATAGCACTGAGCTGGATAAATAAAAATGTGACCGTTCCTGTGGTTTCTTTGGAAAAGAGTGTGAACGATTTTGCTGCTCTCTCACATATTCAGAGAGACCCTGGACTACTTCGATATGATGCGCCAAATATCACTACTCAAAACGAGGTTGAATCCTTGGCTAATTCTATCAACCAGATGACTCAGGATATTAAAACCTATGCTGCAAATATCTTAGAGGCCGAGGTACAGGTCCAGGATATGAAATCCCAGGTTACACGAATGGATATGTTGGCCTATCAGGATGCTCTGACTCATGTTAAAAACAAGACCTGGTACGACACCATTGAGGAACGTGTTAACGAAGATATAGCATTAGGAATCGCCGAGTTTGCAATTATTATGGTAGACTTCAACGATCTTAAGAAGATAAATGATACATATGGACATGATTACGGCAACGAGTATATCGTCGGTGCGACAAAACTCATCTGCGATATTTGCCCGTTTTCTGCTGTGTTTAGAGTTGGCGGAGATGAGTTTGTAATTCTCCTTGAGAACAAGGCCTACGAGGAGAAAGATGATTTGTACAACAAACTCATCCAAACCTTTATGAATACATCAAAAGATGAGACTCAAGAACCTTGGAAACGCTATTCTGCAGCTTTTGGTCTTGGGGTATATAATCCTTATGACACCTGCATGGAAGATGTTTTCAAGCGTGCAGATAAAGTTATGTATGAGAACAAACAACGTATGAAGAAAGCTGAACTTTAA